Genomic window (Stenotrophomonas maltophilia):
ATATTCCCCTCGACATGTGCGCGACCGCGTTTGCAATTAATGCCATGAGTTCGAAAGGTTTCTTGGTCCTAAATCCCGGGCATGTGGACCCTGGCTTTAGGGGCTCCCTGACGGTAAAGGCACTAAATATTAGAAAAACCAATATCACCATAACGCAAGGTGAGCCCATATTTACGGTGGTTTTTCAGCGGCTTGGTCAAGAGACGGGTGAATTCTCCAACGCAAAATCAGTAGAAGATCGCGAGAGAGATTTTCACAACGAAAGCGTCCAGTCGTCACCGGATACATTAGGGCAAATGATTAGTGTAGACCCGAGTGGGCCTTACCCCACGCGAGAGCAGGTCAAAGAGATGGTGCGATCAGATGCTATCAACAGGGCAACTATGATTCTCTCTTTGGTCGCCGCAATCGCCGCAGTTGGTGCATGGATGTTTCCAAAAAATTCTGAAGTTCCTCCTGGGTCGATGCCGAGCCCTAGCGCTTCTTCTCAGAGTGCAACTACATTGAACAAGAAGGGCGATGGTGAGCTCGCTGGCGGGCTTAATGAACATGTAAAGGCGGTAGATCGATGAGTGACCGCCACTTTATGGAAATGGCTATATCTGTTTCGAATAATAGCGCGGATCGATCTAGAAAAGTCGGCGCCGTAATTGTTAGCCCGGAGGGCGAAGTTGTTTCCATCGGTTGGAACGCTTTCCCCAAGGGTGTGATTGCACTGGATGAGCGATTCGAACGGCCAGAAAAGTACTTGTGGACAGAGCACGCCGAGAGAGGTGCGATATACGCTGCGGCAAGGAAGGGTGTTTCAACTCAGGGCTGCACAATATATGTTCCATGGTTCCCATGCATGGACTGTGCTCGCGGGATCGTGCTCTCAGGGATATGTCGACTGGTCGCCCTGAAACCGGACGTTGCTGATGAAAAGTGGGGTGAGCATTTTATTGCGGCTCTGAAGCTTTTTGAAGAATGTGGCGTGGTTGTGAGCTTTATCGATCAATAAGGATTCTTGATTTAGTTACTATTTCGACAGGGGTTCGGATTTCTCTTGATTTCCGCGATTGACGGAGGTTTTGATGGCCGATATTGTGACGAAGGATGTTCGAAGTCGGATGATGTCCGGTATTCGGGGTAAGGACACAAAGCCTGAGGTCCAAGTTCGCAGGTATCTTCATTCCCGGGGGTTCCGGTACTCCCTTCATCGCAAGAACCTTCCGGGAAAGCCCGACTTAGTCCTGAGCAGGTACCGTGCTGTTGTTCTAGTGCATGGCTGCTTCTGGCACGGCCATGATGGCTGCAGGTACGCCAAGGTGCCCCTGAATCGTCGAGATTTCTGGGAAGATAAAATACGAAGAACGAAAGAAAGAGACGTCGCTACTGTTCGACGTCTCAGTGGGCTTGGGTGGCGCATTGGAATAATATGGGAGTGCGCCTTAAAAAATAATGCAGAATCTTCGCTGGCTGCTTTGGAGCTGTTCTTGAGGTCCGGTCAGTCAGATGTGGAGATAGCCGATCATCAGAATCTCAGCGCTGAGTGAACTACGTCAGCGATCTGTCGAGCCATCCATGGTGGTACGGCGTTTCCAACTTGGCGGAATTGCGCCCCACGCGAGCCTTCAAAGAAGTAATTGTCGGGGAACGTCTGCAACCTCGCGGCCTCACGAACAGAGAGACTTCTGAGTTGCGTCGGGTCCGGGTGGATAAAGTAGTGTCCATCCTTCTGAAGGTGGCTGGTCACAGTAGAGCTTGACTCATCCCTGCGTTGGACCTTGAAGCGGTCGACAAACTTTCCGCTTGTCCAGTTCTCATGGTCTGGATACATGGCTTCAGGGAACTCGCTGGCGCCACGCGGCGACCTGCCATGAATCTTTGTGTAGGCCGATGCGTAACCATAGCGAACAAGATCCATCCACATATGTGGACGAACCTCATGATTCAGAATGTGGCCAAGTCGTTCATCCAGCAGCCATGACTTCAGATGCTCAGGCACGTCATCTACAGTCGCCGTCCAGGGTCTGGCTCTGCCACCAGCGCCGGCATCTGAAACAGGCACCAACTTGGCTTGAATGCGTAGTTCTGCGGAAACTTCTGCATCGTCAGACAATTCCGCTGCCCGAAGCAGAATCTCCTTGGCGGCCCCAGGCCAGCTGTCGAACTCGACATTCGTAATGCCGCTTCTGAGGTGAGGCATTCCGCCGATCACTTCGCCCACGCTGTACTTGGCTGGCGCGCGATTGATCTGGCGTAGCGATGAAGCGTCAACGTCTTCCCGGACACCGAAAAGAACAACGCGGTGCCTCGCCTGAGGAACACCAAGCTCTTCGGCCCTCAGAATGTACCGGCGTCCATCGTCGTCGTCGAACAGGCCACTCTGATCCGCTACCAAAGGGATAATTCGGTAGCGTGGGCCATTGCGACCACCAGGAGCTCGAAGGTCCGCGAGAATGCGCGGGAACATCAGCTCACCGCCCACCTTCGAGGAGAGAATGCCCTTGACGTTCTCCATTACAAACGCAGCGGGTGAGTACTTCTTGATGATCTTCAAGTAGTGCTGGTAGAGGAAGTGGCGCGGATCTTCCTCTGCCTTGTAGCCCACTACACCCCGGTTTCTGGCGCGTCCGACCAAGGAGTACGCCTGGCAGGGCGGTCCACCAATCAGAACCCACGGGTCTTCCTTCGAGGCAACTTCGCGAATGCGGGCATGAAGCACCTTGTCGTCTTCGGGATCACCGAGCTTCAACTGCCTTGCCTCGTGGCAGGCATTCTCCCACTCAGTCTTGGTTGCCTCCGTCCAAGGCCGGTCTACCCGTCCTGCCACGTAGTCGTAATAGCTATCCGGCACCTTGTGGGGTGCGAATTGGCGATAGAACGCGCGAAGTCTAAGCGTCTTGGCTGCATTGACCTCCATTTCAGCAGAAATGGCGATCTTGAACGGGCGTGACTTTGAAGAGCGAGAGGGGGTGTAAGCGGAGAACCCTTCGCCCAGCCCGCCGGGCCCTGCGAAGATGTCGACGACTGGGATGTGCATGCCTTGCTTCACAATTATAAATAGGGGCGCAGATGCGCCCCTCTAATGCCGCCAGGATGTCATGCCCTGGGGCACTTTTCAATAAGAATCAGACCACTTCGGCCACTTGGGCGGCTGCGTCCTTGAATACGCTCGCAACGGTGTCAGCGAGCTCCTGATCTTCCAGTACGCCAAGATCAACGATCTGGTACCTGAGGCGCAGGAGCTTTATGGCGCAACGCATGATGTCTTCCATGTTCCCTTTGGACTCACTTGCTGCCGCTTGGGCCCAACCGTGGGCGATAGCTTTTGCAAGTACCCGGTTCCCGCCAATCAGTGGACGCTCAAAGATCGCTACATGGGCGTCCTCTGTCAGAGCTCTCAGCAGGCGCCACCGATCAACGCCCGCTTCGGGTCCCAAGTCAAGCGCTGACGCTCGCATGTAGAGCCGCTGCAGAGCATTACGTACCCCGCCGCTGAATCGCTCTTGAGACTTGCTCTCGAATCGCCAGCGCACAACGTCGGGCAGCAATACAGTGGTCAGATAGGCCCAAACGTCGTCCCGCAATCCTTCGCCACTTGCTAGTGAGCCAAACGACGCAAGGGCAATGGCTACGTCACGATCGAACTTGGCGCGCCCGGTTTGCCCCGACAAGGTGGGAAACCCACACCCCTCCGCAGTCTTGCGAATAGTCGCGGCGATCTCTTCAGCCACACGATGCTCTCTGACTCCCCCGCTTGCTGCATAGCTCGATAGTGAGGCGTGGTCATTCAAAAAGGCTACGGCATCGTCGGACGAGTAATCCGTGCCTAGCTCCGCCACCAGGCGACTGACACCTAAACGGGACAATCTTGGGAGAAGAATGGTGGTCATGTGGTCTGCTCTCCAACATCGGCGGATGCAATCAGTGCAGCGTTGAATGCCCCAGGGTCACTCTCGAGCAATCGGACGATACCTGCCAGCCCGCTTTCGTTGGGGAACGCCTGACTGAGCCAGTGATTCGCCACCGCGCCAACCGAACCTTCCTCGAACGCTTCGAGATCCAAGTCCTTGCTGTTACGCAGGAGAATGGTCGAGCACATGTGTGAGGCGACGCCGCCAAGCACTGCTTGGATAGTTGCGCGATCACCCAACAGGAACTTCTCAAGGAATGTCTCCTCGTCAGAGTTGACATAGAGGACGACCTTCGAGGAAAAGTCGCCGGAAAGATCCTCTGGCCGCCATTCGACATACCAAGGAGCATGCTCATGCGGCTTGCCGGCGAAGGCAGCTCCGAAGCCAATGGCGGAGACCGGGAATCTGGAAGAGCCTCCGTCTTCGATCAGCACATCACAACTGCTCTCCCACAAGCGAGACCCTTTCAGCACCGGTGAAAGTGGCGTTGCTTCAGCGGACGGCGCGGTCAACGCAATCGTCAAACGCATGACCAGCTGAGAGGACAGCGTGCTGCCTGGAACCGATACCTCCAGAAGGGCTGATGGGTTCTGCTTGGATAGTGGGAGTGCCTGTGCGTACTGAACTTGCCTAGGCAACTGCCCCTGTCCTGTTCCAATCAGAAGCTGTGCGGATGCCAGCCAGTCTCCCTCTCCAAACTGAAGCGACTCGGACGCGTAATCCCAATCAATCTGAACACTCCCGCGTACGACCAAATCGCGGGCGTAGTCCCAGTCAGCCAGGACTTCCGGTGCAGGAAGAAGTGGAGCGTTGGGGTCTCCCACAAACCAGCCACTGAACTGGACCGCTTCATCGGGAATTCTTAGGTACGGATACGCGATTCTGCTCATGCCGCGTCCTCACTAAGTACTCGGACTGCGACAGTCACAGCAGCGCCCTTGACCATTCGAACGACCGCGGTAACCTCCCCGCTCAATAGCCCGACGTCGAGGATCTGACCCTTGCTGCTCAGGTCGTGTGCTTCCAGTGACACGCTGTGTAGTCGTGGAAGCAGATTTGAGGGTACGTCTTCTGCACTGATTCCATTGCCATCAGCGACCAGCTTCGGCTCGACGATGAGCGCGAGTGGTCCTTGGCTCCCGTCATTGGTCAGATCAACCCTGAACGTCGCAAGTGCTGCGCCGTCTTGAGCAAGAGAGAGTCCAATCATCTCGGGGGAAGATAGCCGGACGCCCTTCTTGGGTGATGGACCACCGCGCCTGGATGGTTCAGGTTTTCCAGCGCCGCGGGCGCTTGTGGGTGAGAGAAAGCGCCCCATTTGCCCAGCAGTTGCCGCGAGACTGGGGGACGCAGGGTCCGCTGATCTGCTGAGCGACTTGGTAGGCACAAATGTATCGGCATGGGTTCTGAGAGCCCGCATGCCGACTCGAACCATCGTCTGTTGCTTTCCTTTGGGAAGATTGTCCGGTGCCCAGTCATCGTGCGTTGGTGGCTCCGCCTGAGCAAAGGCTTCCTCCACCTCTGACTCAGCCGAGCAGACAAAAACCCCTGCCCACTCATGCAGGGAGTCCGGATAGGGGGCGCCGCGTAAGTACTTCACCACCAATTCGACAGGGCGCATCAAGGCAATGTGCGATGCACCTGCCAGGATGTCTTCACCATTGGAAGAAGCCAGTGGATGCCTCTGCGCCGCGACCCCCGGGGCGAATGCGAGCTTGCCCAATGCCTTTGCAGGACGCTGAGATCGAACGTCCTTCAATGAACCCGCATTGGAACGAATGTCGGCGAGTGCGCGGCAGAAGAGGTCCAGTGGCGGGAAAGCCTCAGGCGCTGGGACATCCAGCGGCTGACCGTCAATCTCGATGCTGACCGTCAGGCGGCGGTCAGCCGCGGTCGTATCCGACATTCTTGGCCAGAAGTTCAGGAGTACGCACGTAATCAGCTCACGACCCAGTTCCTGGGTGGAAGAGACTTCAAGCTCGGGATCTACGATAACGATAGAGGTCCCGCTATCAGCCTCGGATCGAGAGAACATCCCCAACTCGCCACTCAAGTCGAGTGCGTGCGCTCCGGTCGCGGGAGCCACGCTGTCGCTGCCCGCGGGCATGCCCCACCAGTGGCGCCCAGTGAAGCGCCGAATGCCAGTTCCGACACTCGCGTCGAAAGCCTCTCCCAAGTGGCAGGCCATAAGACGGCGAACCGGCTTTCCCTCATTGAAAGTTTGGCTATCAACTAGGACAAGCGAGCACGAACTCATTGCATAGAGCGAGCTCTTTCCATAACCGTAGGTGCCGCCACCTTGGTGGCTGTCTCGTGCTGCCCCAACGTTCTTGAGAAAGTTGACGAAGTTAGCCCGCTCCTCTCCCGACGGCGCGACGTCGGCCTCTACAGGGCCAGAAAGGCCCACCGTACCAAAGTCGGCAATCTCAAAAACCCAGAGTTCGGGCTTCTCCAAAGAGTCGCTGAGAATCTGCTCGGAAGGACCGCCGGCTGGCATCTGGGCCAACACTGAGTTCGATAGGGCGTTCCGCTCGGTGTCCCTCAACTTCCGCAGGCGAATACGTGCCTCAGGGGATCGTCCAGGCAGGGTTGCGTCAATTACGTTCTGCAGACTCTCGCGCACTAATGTCTGAAGCAAGTTGAGGTTAGGTCTCCCCAACAGTCGCTTGAAGCCTTCCCCCGCAAGGTTCCCATTCTTTGAGAAGGGTTCGCTGTACAGCTCAAGTTTCATGAGAAGACCGCCTCGTAGACGTGTTCATGCTGAGTGCTCGGTACCAATTGGTCCGCGGCTGAACCCAAATCAATCGTGTATTGGACATCGCCAACGCCGGCCGGAAGTTGTCCATGTGGCAGCAGGCTGGTGGTGAGCCTTGGGAAGTTGTCAGAGACTGAATAAAGCCTGATGGCCTCCAAGGTGGTGCGCAGAGCGTTCCACTCCGGAGCCCTGGAGTCCTGACAGCCCATCGATGCCAGACGACTGACAATGGCATCTTCCTTAACTCCCAATGCGATCAACTCTTTGCAGAGCTGTTCCACATAAACATTTCCGGCC
Coding sequences:
- a CDS encoding very short patch repair endonuclease — its product is MADIVTKDVRSRMMSGIRGKDTKPEVQVRRYLHSRGFRYSLHRKNLPGKPDLVLSRYRAVVLVHGCFWHGHDGCRYAKVPLNRRDFWEDKIRRTKERDVATVRRLSGLGWRIGIIWECALKNNAESSLAALELFLRSGQSDVEIADHQNLSAE
- a CDS encoding dCTP deaminase domain-containing protein; this encodes MGNARGTIELVGEATGVLIGSEILDGIRRGALVHGANEDRVRGCSCDLTVGTIFWKGKILRRRTGEDDGGRGISSWLRRKWKAVGRWLGQLNEPKHVVVPPGGVVGIFTAETLDIPLDMCATAFAINAMSSKGFLVLNPGHVDPGFRGSLTVKALNIRKTNITITQGEPIFTVVFQRLGQETGEFSNAKSVEDRERDFHNESVQSSPDTLGQMISVDPSGPYPTREQVKEMVRSDAINRATMILSLVAAIAAVGAWMFPKNSEVPPGSMPSPSASSQSATTLNKKGDGELAGGLNEHVKAVDR
- a CDS encoding deoxycytidylate deaminase; translated protein: MSDRHFMEMAISVSNNSADRSRKVGAVIVSPEGEVVSIGWNAFPKGVIALDERFERPEKYLWTEHAERGAIYAAARKGVSTQGCTIYVPWFPCMDCARGIVLSGICRLVALKPDVADEKWGEHFIAALKLFEECGVVVSFIDQ
- a CDS encoding DNA cytosine methyltransferase → MHIPVVDIFAGPGGLGEGFSAYTPSRSSKSRPFKIAISAEMEVNAAKTLRLRAFYRQFAPHKVPDSYYDYVAGRVDRPWTEATKTEWENACHEARQLKLGDPEDDKVLHARIREVASKEDPWVLIGGPPCQAYSLVGRARNRGVVGYKAEEDPRHFLYQHYLKIIKKYSPAAFVMENVKGILSSKVGGELMFPRILADLRAPGGRNGPRYRIIPLVADQSGLFDDDDGRRYILRAEELGVPQARHRVVLFGVREDVDASSLRQINRAPAKYSVGEVIGGMPHLRSGITNVEFDSWPGAAKEILLRAAELSDDAEVSAELRIQAKLVPVSDAGAGGRARPWTATVDDVPEHLKSWLLDERLGHILNHEVRPHMWMDLVRYGYASAYTKIHGRSPRGASEFPEAMYPDHENWTSGKFVDRFKVQRRDESSSTVTSHLQKDGHYFIHPDPTQLRSLSVREAARLQTFPDNYFFEGSRGAQFRQVGNAVPPWMARQIADVVHSALRF